Proteins encoded in a region of the Quercus lobata isolate SW786 chromosome 8, ValleyOak3.0 Primary Assembly, whole genome shotgun sequence genome:
- the LOC115957819 gene encoding putative cell wall protein, whose protein sequence is MAKKTSSVLLAQLLIVIILLAIAGQAIAGRHVSNSKNVDMKQPEWLISDGSVLIPGIGRVTLPPFYKQLPFDPYNTPIGNSGNNIPGVEAPNPGPGGGSPAPNHL, encoded by the coding sequence ATGGCTAAGAAAACCAGTTCAGTTCTCCTTGCTCAGCTTCTCATAGTCATTATCTTGCTTGCAATAGCTGGTCAAGCTATTGCTGGACGTCATGTCTCAAACTCCAAGAATGTTGATATGAAACAGCCTGAGTGGTTGATTTCAGATGGCAGTGTGCTCATTCCTGGCATTGGGCGGGTGACATTGCCACCATTTTATAAACAATTGCCTTTTGATCCATACAATACACCCATTGGCAACAGTGGAAACAATATTCCAGGGGTTGAGGCCCCAAATCCTGGCCCAGGTGGTGGCAGTCCAGCACCAAACCATCTATAA